In the genome of Paenibacillus sp. FSL R5-0766, one region contains:
- a CDS encoding alpha-glycosidase, giving the protein MILEAIYHRPKLNWSYAYDRSTMHLRLRSKRGDLDAVIAITGDKYAWDRTITHIPMHIFARDEMFDYWEAETSPPYRRLRYGFQLIQGEESVWMTERGFEQALPDHPLEFFDFPFMNPVDIFEPPAWVKDAVFYQIFPERYANGDPSISPKNAKPWGGEPTPVNFFGGDLQGVLDHLDHISQLGINAIYFCPLFEATTNHKYNTGDYMKVDPHFGTNEQFKAFVDACHQRGIRVVLDAVFNHSGREFPPFIDVMKNGASSPYADWFYIKDWPPRVEDGIPTYDTFAFEPLMPKLNTEHPEVKAYLLEVGRFWIEEMDIDGWRLDVANEVDHQFWREFRQTVKAIKPDAYLLGEIWHDSLMWLQGDQFDAVMNYPFTNSVLDYTVHGKLDGLGFANEIGKLLAAYSQPVTEAAFNLLGSHDTPRLLSLCDGDERKMKLAVTLLLTYPGVPCIYYGDEVGLDGGYDPGCRKCMEWDETKQNRELLEFFTRTISLRKQHPALRSTELKIVYAKAGDPCLAIERLDSQTGERMLLVLNAGDEPCTLELPLADRNVWRNLFTSNTVEARQNKLTLDLEAYGFSLMQLEVKQPAEA; this is encoded by the coding sequence CAAATATGCCTGGGATCGGACGATCACACATATCCCTATGCACATCTTTGCCCGGGATGAAATGTTCGATTATTGGGAAGCTGAGACTTCACCTCCCTATCGCAGATTGCGGTATGGATTCCAACTGATTCAGGGAGAGGAATCAGTCTGGATGACAGAACGTGGATTCGAGCAGGCGCTGCCTGATCATCCACTTGAATTTTTTGATTTTCCATTTATGAATCCAGTCGACATTTTTGAACCGCCTGCCTGGGTTAAGGACGCTGTGTTTTATCAGATTTTCCCTGAACGTTATGCCAATGGCGATCCATCCATCAGTCCCAAAAATGCAAAACCCTGGGGAGGAGAACCTACACCGGTGAACTTCTTCGGCGGTGATCTCCAAGGTGTGCTGGATCATCTGGATCATATAAGTCAGCTTGGCATCAATGCCATCTACTTCTGTCCGCTGTTCGAGGCCACGACGAATCACAAATACAATACAGGCGATTACATGAAAGTTGATCCTCACTTCGGAACCAATGAACAGTTCAAGGCGTTCGTGGACGCCTGTCATCAGCGCGGCATACGTGTCGTTCTGGATGCGGTATTCAATCATTCCGGCAGAGAGTTCCCTCCTTTTATCGATGTCATGAAGAATGGAGCCTCTTCCCCCTACGCAGATTGGTTCTATATCAAGGACTGGCCGCCACGTGTGGAGGATGGCATACCGACTTATGACACTTTTGCCTTTGAACCGCTCATGCCGAAGCTAAATACGGAACACCCTGAAGTGAAGGCATATCTGCTGGAGGTAGGACGTTTCTGGATTGAGGAGATGGACATTGACGGCTGGAGGCTCGATGTAGCCAACGAGGTGGATCATCAGTTCTGGCGCGAATTCCGTCAGACGGTAAAAGCCATCAAGCCTGACGCCTATTTGCTTGGTGAGATCTGGCATGACTCGCTCATGTGGCTTCAGGGAGACCAGTTCGATGCCGTGATGAATTATCCGTTTACCAATTCGGTATTGGACTATACGGTGCATGGCAAGCTCGATGGACTTGGATTCGCCAATGAGATCGGCAAACTGCTTGCAGCCTATTCACAGCCTGTAACGGAAGCCGCCTTCAATCTGCTTGGAAGTCATGATACACCCAGACTGCTGTCCTTGTGTGATGGAGATGAGCGCAAGATGAAACTTGCCGTTACGTTACTACTTACGTATCCAGGTGTGCCATGTATCTATTATGGAGACGAAGTGGGGCTTGACGGGGGATATGATCCGGGTTGCCGCAAGTGTATGGAGTGGGATGAGACCAAGCAGAATCGCGAGCTTCTGGAATTCTTCACCCGTACGATTTCCCTTCGCAAACAGCACCCTGCCCTGCGCAGCACGGAACTGAAGATTGTATATGCAAAAGCCGGAGACCCTTGTCTTGCCATCGAACGATTGGATTCGCAGACGGGAGAGCGCATGCTTCTTGTGCTGAATGCGGGTGATGAGCCGTGTACCCTTGAACTCCCTTTGGCAGATCGTAACGTCTGGCGAAATCTGTTCACATCAAACACCGTGGAAGCTCGGCAAAATAAACTGACCCTCGATCTGGAAGCATACGGATTCTCCCTGATGCAACTTGAGGTTAAACAACCAGCTGAGGCCTGA